ATTTTTAGAAAAGAGTGAACGTAGTCAAGTTGCAAATTTAGCGGCAAAAATTTTATAGTAAAAAAAGGGATGCGCAAAGCATCCCTTTCAAAAATTAACTTACAAAATTAAAAATATAAATATTCCCAAGTTTCATGATATTTTTTTACAGCTGTTCTGGTAAAAAAATTATTATTCTCTTTTTTAATATAACCATGAACATCACATCCTAAACTGTAAAAACACAATTCCAAATAAGACGGGTAATAAGATATATTTTCAATACCAAATTCATCATAAATTATAGAACTACTTATTATTGTATAAATTTGAGTATCTTCATCCAATAAGCTATGTTTATAAGTAAATCCGGGTGAATGATAATACCTTAAATTATCATATTCATCTGATTGCGGATTGCCTTTGGGTACCAAATGCATATGTCCATTATATTTTCTATAAATTCCCAACAACCTCATATCTGACAAACATGATTTATATGGCATTTCATAAACACCATCACCTCTATTGCTTGGTCTAATTCCATATGAACTTTCAGAGATAAAATCTATATCATTCCATAGGAGAAAATGAGCCATTTGTGAATTTATTTTTAAAAAAATTTTATCAGATTTAAAAAAATCAGCTTGTTTTAATATCGTTCTTGTCCAGCCACCATGACTAAACATAGAAAATTTATCTTTTTCATCTTTTGCAAAATAGGCAACAGGTAATAATTTGAAAAAATTATAAAAAGACTTGGTATCCCAATCCAACTTATCCATCAATTCTTCTGAAAAATCATACACATCTGATGTTAATGCTGAATCTTCGTGATTACCTTTTAAAAAAATAACACCTTCCCCATTGATCAATCTTAATATCATAAAAATTAAAACTATATTTAAAGATTTTTTGCCTCTATCAACAAAATCGCCAAGTCCTATAAATTTATAATCATTTGTTATTTTTAAATCTGAAGATAAAATTTTTCGATTTTCTATAAGATCCATTATAATTTGGTCAAAAGCTTCAAAATTACCGTGAAGATCTCCAATGACTCCAATGACTATATATCGCTCACCATTTTTAACGTCACTTTTTTTTATATAATATAATTCTTGTTTATCTAAACTTTCAGTATTTAAATTAATATCTTGTGCAGAATCAAACCAATATTCTTTGGTATTTAAAAGAGATATTTCATTATTAATTGATAAATCTAAAACTTTTTTTGTTAATTTTTCCAAAACTTCTTTTGGAGCAGAAAATATTTTTTTTAACTCAATATAATCTTTTACACCGGATAATTCCTCTAATGTTTTACTTTTGGGTATATCTATAGATAAAATTGGCTCTTGCTTTATATTAACTGCAGGTTCTTGCTCAATTTTAACTTCAGGAACATCGCTTCTTAAATATTTTTTAGAACGTAGATACGCGTCCCACGTTTTTTCTCCATATTTCGATATAAAATCATCTTTAGACCATTCTTTTTTAACTTTTGAAATAGGAATAGATGGAGTCCTTTCCATCCCATAAAGAGCTATCATTTGCTCTAATAAAATAAAAAATAATAGAAATCGCTTATTCACAATTCACCCTCCCCAATTAAAAAATTAAATTAATTATAAATATTTTAACAATATGTAATAGAAAAAAGCTACTGTTTAAGTATTTTTTATATAAAACAAAATTTTAAAAAGAGTTTCTTCTTTTGAAAATTCAGAGTTATCAATAATAACTGCACCGTTAGGAATAACAAGCGGCGCTATTTTTCTCGCTTGATCTCTTTTGTCTCGAATCTCAAGTTCTTCTTTAACTTTTCCAAGAGAAACATCGTTATCTTTACGACCCTTGTCTTCAAAAATTCTTTTTGCTCGAACATCAAGCGTTGCAGTCAGATAAAATTTATAATCTGCATCCGGGAATATAATTGATCCACAATCACGTCCCTCGCAAACAATATTGTAAGTCTTAGCAACGATTCTTTGCAAATCCAATAATTCAGCCCTCACAGTTTCTATTGAGCTTAAAATTGAAGCTGCTTGCGAAATAGAATTATTTAAAAGTTGATCGGTAATATTTTTATTTTGATAAAAAATTTGTGGTAATTTATCCAGATATTTATATTCGATATTTTTTATAAATTTTAAATTATCGCTATTTATTTTATTAATATTTTCAAGTTTTGGATCTGTTTGTAACCAAACATATGCAACGGCTCTATATAACAAACCCGTATTTAAATAATAAATATTTAATTTTTCAGCCAAAGTTTTGGCAATACTGCTTTTACCGGATCCGGCAGGTCCATCAATTGTAATAATCATAAAAAATCTCCTGGTAAGCTTACATCAACGCCTTGAAGTTCAATACTAATTTTATCATTCCACTCATTTTTAGAAACATATGCAGCCAAATTAAAATATTTTTCTTTGTTTTTATTTAAATAATAATAAAGTTCCGGTCTATTAAAAAATATAACCGGTTTAATAACTCCATCAGCAAATACATTACATTTAACATGTTTTTCTTTTAATATTTGTGCATCTCCCTGCAATGTAACATTTTTTATTATAAAAATGGGCTGTTCATTACCATTTCCAAACGGCTCAAGTAATTCAAGCTCCGATAAAAAAGAATATTTTA
The Candidatus Dependentiae bacterium DNA segment above includes these coding regions:
- a CDS encoding metallophosphoesterase, with amino-acid sequence MNKRFLLFFILLEQMIALYGMERTPSIPISKVKKEWSKDDFISKYGEKTWDAYLRSKKYLRSDVPEVKIEQEPAVNIKQEPILSIDIPKSKTLEELSGVKDYIELKKIFSAPKEVLEKLTKKVLDLSINNEISLLNTKEYWFDSAQDINLNTESLDKQELYYIKKSDVKNGERYIVIGVIGDLHGNFEAFDQIIMDLIENRKILSSDLKITNDYKFIGLGDFVDRGKKSLNIVLIFMILRLINGEGVIFLKGNHEDSALTSDVYDFSEELMDKLDWDTKSFYNFFKLLPVAYFAKDEKDKFSMFSHGGWTRTILKQADFFKSDKIFLKINSQMAHFLLWNDIDFISESSYGIRPSNRGDGVYEMPYKSCLSDMRLLGIYRKYNGHMHLVPKGNPQSDEYDNLRYYHSPGFTYKHSLLDEDTQIYTIISSSIIYDEFGIENISYYPSYLELCFYSLGCDVHGYIKKENNNFFTRTAVKKYHETWEYLYF
- the cmk gene encoding (d)CMP kinase, whose product is MIITIDGPAGSGKSSIAKTLAEKLNIYYLNTGLLYRAVAYVWLQTDPKLENINKINSDNLKFIKNIEYKYLDKLPQIFYQNKNITDQLLNNSISQAASILSSIETVRAELLDLQRIVAKTYNIVCEGRDCGSIIFPDADYKFYLTATLDVRAKRIFEDKGRKDNDVSLGKVKEELEIRDKRDQARKIAPLVIPNGAVIIDNSEFSKEETLFKILFYIKNT